Proteins from one Elephas maximus indicus isolate mEleMax1 chromosome 12, mEleMax1 primary haplotype, whole genome shotgun sequence genomic window:
- the CHST12 gene encoding carbohydrate sulfotransferase 12, translating to MAKARLFRLWLALGSVFMILVIIVYWDNVGTAHFYLHTSLSRPHLPDPHPTPGPEEGKDFTSDVDEFLDKLLSSGLKQNDLSRRKTEQHPLLASPKPALSNMEESVRGYDWSPHNTKQNPDQDRLQAERRRVLRDFCANSSFVFPTKERSFDDIPNYELNHLIVDDRHGIIYCYVPKVACTNWKRVMIVLSESLLDRGVPYREPLDIPREHVHNSSTHLTFNKFWRRYGKFSRHLMKIKLKKYTKFLFVRDPFVRLISAFRSKFELENEEFYRKFAVPMLKMYSNLTSLPTSVSEAFSAGLKVSFSNFIQYLLDPHTERLAPFNEHWRQVYRLCHPCQIDYDFVGKLETLDEDAAQLLRLLKVDQLLHFPPSYRNRTASSWEEDWFARIPLAWRQQLYKLYEADFVLFGYPKPENLLQD from the coding sequence ATGGCGAAAGCACGGCTCTTCCGGCTCTGGCTTGCCCTGGGCTCGGTCTTCATGATCCTCGTGATCATTGTGTACTGGGACAACGTGGGCACCGCCCACTTCTACCTGCACACCTCACTTTCCAGGCCGCACCTCCCGGATCCACACCCCACACCTGGGCCAGAGGAGGGGAAGGACTTCACGTCGGATGTTGACGAGTTTCTGGACAAGCTGCTCAGCTCAGGCCTGAAGCAGAATGACCTTTCCAGAAGGAAGACTGAGCAGCACCCCCTGCTAGCCTCCCCCAAGCCCGCCCTGAGCAACATGGAGGAGAGCGTGAGGGGCTACGACTGGTCCCCCCACAACACCAAGCAGAACCCGGACCAAGACAGGCTGCAGGCTGAGAGGAGGCGCGTGCTCAGGGACTTCTGCGCCAACTCGAGCTTCGTCTTCCCCACCAAGGAGCGCTCATTTGACGACATCCCCAACTACGAGCTGAACCACCTCATTGTGGATGACCGTCACGGGATCATCTACTGTTACGTGCCCAAGGTGGCCTGCACCAACTGGAAGCGCGTGATGATCGTCCTGAGCGAGAGCCTGCTGGACCGGGGCGTGCCCTACCGGGAGCCCCTGGACATCCCCCGCGAGCACGTCCACAACTCCAGCACTCACCTGACGTTCAACAAGTTTTGGCGCCGCTATGGGAAGTTCTCGCGCCACCTCATGAAGATCAAGCTGAAGAAGTACACCAAGTTCCTCTTCGTGCGGGACCCCTTTGTCCGCCTCATCTCCGCCTTCCGCAGCAAGTTCGAGCTGGAGAACGAGGAGTTCTACCGGAAGTTCGCCGTCCCCATGCTGAAGATGTACTCCAACCTCACCAGCCTGCCCACCTCCGTCAGCGAGGCCTTCAGCGCCGGCCTGAAGGTGTCCTTCAGCAACTTCATCCAGTACCTGCTGGACCCGCACACCGAGCGGCTGGCGCCCTTCAATGAGCACTGGCGGCAGGTGTACCGCCTCTGCCACCCCTGCCAGATCGACTACGACTTTGTGGGCAAGCTGGAGACGCTGGACGAGGATGCTGCGCAGCTGCTGCGGCTCCTCAAGGTGGACCAGCTCCTCCACTTCCCCCCGAGCTACCGGAACAGGACGGCCAGCAGCTGGGAGGAGGACTGGTTTGCCAGAATCCCCCTGGCCTGGAGGCAGCAGCTGTACAAACTCTACGAAGCAGATTTTGTTCTCTTCGGCTACCCCAAGCCAGAAAACCTACTTCAAGACTGA